The following proteins come from a genomic window of Rutidosis leptorrhynchoides isolate AG116_Rl617_1_P2 chromosome 10, CSIRO_AGI_Rlap_v1, whole genome shotgun sequence:
- the LOC139870898 gene encoding uncharacterized protein: protein MSVKCEGCTKGWYWSLSFNAVFSVKKLTDLLTHTDLATLPHTVSTIRNRLVPLKVELFVWRARHNRLPTRVELDKHGIDLGSIRCPICDDGLEMVEHLIISCKVANDIWSLVLKWWVFIPPPSRNLADVFLGHGGPGHAFSHAESKQVWQATE from the exons ATGTCAGTTAAATGTGAAGG GTGTACCAAAGGCTGGTATTGGTCGCTAAGCTTCAATGCCGTTTTCTCGGTTAAAAAGCTCACGGACCTCCTCACACACACAGATTTGGCTACTTTACCTCATACTGTCTCAACTATTCGTAACCGTCTAGTACCTTTAAAAGTTGAACTGTTTGTGTGGCGAGCTAGACATAATCGGCTCCCAACGAGAGTGGAACTAGACAAACACGGTATTGATTTAGGTTCAATTCGATGTCCAATCTGTGATGATGGTTTGGAGATGGTTGAACATTTGATCATTTCTTGCAAAGTGGCGAATGATATCTGGTCTCTTGTCTTAAAGTGGTGGGTTTTTATCCCGCCTCCTTCACGTAATCTGGCGGATGTGTTTTTAGGCCATGGTGGGCCAGGCCACGCGTTTTCTCACGCAGAAAGTAAACAAGTTTGGCAAGCAACAGAATAG